From Neoarius graeffei isolate fNeoGra1 chromosome 27, fNeoGra1.pri, whole genome shotgun sequence:
TAGTAGTCTGTGGAGCTTAGACTGACAGGTGTAGAAGATTGTGCATCTTGGAACACAAGAGCTTGTGGGACTTAGGATGACAGGGATAGGAGTTTGTGGATTAAAGAGGAGTTTCTGGACATTAGGATGACAGAAGTAGGAATCAGTGGACCTTAGACTGACGGAGTAGTAGTCTGTGGACCTTAGGATGATGGGAAGGAGTTTGTGGACCTTAGCTTGACAGGTGTAGAAGCTTGTGGGACTTAGGATGACAGGAGTAGGAACTTGTGGACCTTAGACTGATAGGGGTAAGAGTTTGTGGACTTTAGACTGACAAGCATAGGAGTTTGTGGACCTTAGACTGACAGGGATAGAAGCTTGTGGGACTTAGGATGACAGGAGTAGGAACTTGTGGACCTTAGACTGACAGGGATAGAAGCTTGTGGGACTTAGGATGACAGGAGTAGGAACTTCTGGACCTTAGACTGACAGAGGTAGGAGTTTGTGGACCTTAGACTGACAGATGTAGGAGTTTGTggaccttatggcccttttccactaccctttttcagctcacttcagctcgcttcagctcacttcagcccgacacggctcgcgtttcgactacctcagaacagcacgactcagctcgcttcagccctgctcagcccccaaaactcgcatggttttggagtggggctgaagcgagccaaaccgagccgagtggggctaggggtgtgaggagacactcccctatgcactgattggtgaggaggagtgtcctcacatgcccacacacgccccgcgagcacgctgggatctgtaaacaccgtaaacccggaagaagaagaattacgagaatttctgaagccttatgcgcctcgcctcatctatacgctcttgccagtatctgttggcgttgtcggtgacaacaagccacagcaccaagaccagcaacactaacgactccatgtcctccatgtttattgtttactatccgggtcatgagactaccgcttaaaaggtcactgatgtcactgtttgcgccacctaacgacatcacgtgacgtccacccactttcgctaactccacccaatgtgtccatccacttccagccagcacggttcagcgcggtcgtagtcgaaatgcaactccaacagccccactcagctcgactacgcccaactcagcacggcacggctcagcccaactcagccgcgtttgtagtggaaaagcggcattagactgaCAGACGTAGGAGTTTGTGGACCTTAGACTGACAGGCGTAGGAGTTTGTGGACCTTAGACTGACAGGGGTAGGAGTCTGTAGACCTTAGACTGACAGGCATAGGAGTTTGTGGACTTTAGGATGATGGGAAGGAGTTTGTGGACCTTAGCTTGACAGGGGTAGAAGCTTGCGGGACTTAGGATGACAGGAGTAGGAGTTTGTGGACCTTAGACTGACAGGGTAGGAGTTTGTGGACCTTAGGATGATGGGAAGGAGTTTGTGGACCTTAGACTGACAGGAGTAGAAGCTTGTGGGACACAGGTTGTCAGAAGTAGGAGGTAGAACTCTAAGTCTTGTGGGATTTAGAGTGGAAAGTTTAGGGGCTTGTGTTCCTCAGAGTGGGAAGCTGTGTGCCTCAGGGTGGTAGGGGTAAGAGCTTGTGGGTTTGAGGGTGGCAAGAGTAGGAGGTTTTGTGAATGTAGGAGTTTGTGAGATTCAGGTTGCAAGGACCTTCTGGGCTTCAAAATGACAGGGGATTGTGGCCCTTGATATGGCAGGGCACAGTGTTTGTGGAACTCTGGCAGAACTAGGACTTTGTAGGAAAGAGGGATGGCAGGGTTAGAAGCTTGTTGGTATCTGAATGTCAGGGGCATCAACCATATTTGCATAGGTCTGGTGTCAACATTAAAACTGCCATGTTTGCCACGTCTCTACATGCTTTAGAGCTGGGGTCATCAATTAGATTTGACCTGGGGCCAAATTCTTGCAGAGTAAATACAAAGTTGTTCCTGCGGACATGTTGATACACACTTCTGAGTCATGAGAGGAAGTCAACAAGAGACTGCTGGAAACTGTAgcttattgtttttgtttgtttgtttgtttgtttgtttggttggttggttggttggttttttggATCAAGCAAAGGACTCCCaaccagaaaataaaaataaatatttctacatctatatgtaatgtgtgtgtgtgtgtgtgtgtgtgtgtgtgtgtgtgtgtgtgtgtgtgtgtgtgtgcgcgtcccTCTGGCACATGGTCATGACTCAGCTGCGTGAGCATGTGTGTGGTAGCAAGCACCTCCAAGGATTACGGACGCTTGAGGACAATGAACCACATTGTGAGACGACACACTCCTCTCCAGCCTGCCTTCTTATTGAACTCAAAACACACATGCTTCAGTATTCAAACAATCTGATAGAAAAGATACGTGACTTTCTTTTTGTTAtcctactgtctctctctctgttttctaaTCAGTGAACTATTAGTGGGAGACATTCATTTACTGCATTTAGGTAATGAGttagcagcacacacacacacacacacacacacacacacacacacacacacacacacacacacactgcataccAGTTTTCAGTTCCTATTGGCTGAAAGGGATTCAACAAATGAGGATATCATACTTTTACAGCTCAacttaaatgaatgaatgaatggagacATTAAACATGATCTCGCCAACTTATTAATCGTTTCAAGCATCGCATCAGGCAATAATACAATTTACACAATAACCCAGATATTTTTTAGCCAggaggcgacatggtggtgtagtggttagcactgtcacctcacagcaagaaagctctgggtttaagcccaggggccattctgtgtggcgttttcatattcttcccgtgtctgcgtgggtttcctccacagttcgaggacatgcaggttaggctaatttgtggctctaaattgaccgtaggtgtgaatgtgagtgtgaatggttgtgtgtctctatgtgtcagccctgcgatgatctggcgacttgcccagggtgtaccccgtctctcgcccatagtcagctgggatagactccaccttgccccgaccctgcacaggataagcggttatggataatggatggatggattttttagCCAGGATGTTTGGTGTCTGCATTTTGCTTCAAGAAGATACATTCTCAAAATAAAGTAGCTAAAGTGCACCTTTCCTTGTCGCTGGGGTGGTACCATCAAGGAGGTCCCCAGAAGGAAAGCTTgcagattttatttttaaatgaataaaagaatcaaaaggtttctaTTTAGTGACTGAGGATAAGGTTTGGGTTAGGTTGAGGTGTAGCAAAGTATTAAttttgtcagtggaaggtcctcacaaggatagtacagagagagagagagagagagagagagagagaggtaatgtCTAGCGGCAGGAAAATAAGTTATAATGcaaacaatagatagatagatagatagatagatagatagatagatagatagatagatagtagggctgtcaaacgattaaaaaattaatcgcgattaatctcagaatttcatatagttaattacgattaatcacattttttaaaatctatgtaaatgaataaggcttttaaagtgaaatgttacaattaaaatggtgaacacattttatgctaaaagtacttgttaaaaactgctgggacaagagaaaatggtaagggagtttattcactcacatactaggcagtactgaacatacaaaacacaaaattggattttgtgatggattagggagctgtagtctcaaatataaaacatgtagtcacatactactgtgtctcagttcagacatgtgtgacaaaagaaaataaaaatgacataaaacttcaattgtgctggagttgtattcagtcacagcctataggacttcacagtgctgtgcaaacaaaaataaattgcagttggacttcaataaagacatttagtgtcatatcacagtgctacagcatactgaaatctcactttgcaaaagtataagtgcataccaaaaccaactcaatcaccatagacatataaacatagacgctgcattgagcctggtggccccgttgctgggatacgtcagagtgtccgccatatttgatgtggcaaatcttccccgtaaaccaatgcaagtaaatggactgaacttcataaagcccctttctacaataatatttaactcgatgccttttattcacccattaagacacacacgtatatatttgtgaaacaaacaggcatcaaaacaacacatataacttttaatgtgatggttataaacatacatgtcaacctttggtcaatcaaacctgtataaccaacctccaaaatccgtatttcccttataaaatccgtataagatgcaaattaaaataatttacctaaaatttgaatgataattaacaatgatatatcccagataCTTttgattcaatattaataacaatcaaccttcagaatgaatacaaagctccaatgtttgacaaaaacacaaagtgttatcagcgtagttacgaaggaaatacttcgttgtttggagacaggtttcaccgagcggctattatgcgcgagacttcatattagccacaaagtcagaaaaatctgttcgtaaaattacgttataatgaccaaatacaatgaaaagtatttttccagtctcacctgtgaaaggtaatcccatgtgatctcgtttggacggtaaacctgttggtacagttaaacgcagcacatgaatgaggcatctttattctcagctactgtctagacgctataccagagacggttgaagaatcttcactttgccacatccaatatggcagcgaggatgacgtatgattctacgcagaatgcggcgtctatgtttatatgtctatgctcaatcacactctacttttgaaatgaaacttcccgtttaacagccGCTTGCCGCTGTTTtgctgcggatacaagcggctgaaatgagtttccttcgcagggtggctgggcgctcccttagagatagggtgagaagcacagtcactcgggaggagctcggagtagagccgctgctcctccacatcgagaggaaccagctgaggtggctcgggcatctttttcggatgcctcctggacacctccctggggaggtgttccaggcatgtccccccgggaggaggccccggggaagacccaggacacgctgaagggactatgtctctcggctggcctgggaacgcctcagtgttcttcccgaggaactggccgaggtgtctggggaaagggaagtttgggcttccatgcttagactgctgcctccgcgacccggtcccggataagcggaagaagacgagacttcccgtttaacagacctttctccatcactcacacttactcttattgaagcagcgcgcgacaagcctcaacaggaactacgggtgactcgcagggccaaattagaatttgcgttaacggcactattttttttaatcgcgataaattgagatcgcgttaattcgttattatcgcattaacttcgacagccctaatagATAGATGATATGTGATGTACCTACATTGTTATTGTCATCTGTCTGGGAGGTCACATttcactccaacccccccccacacacacacacttaggaaCCTGATACAGGTAAGTGTgtttgagacagagagagatgaaaaGAGTGTTtgatgtggacacacacacacacacacacacacacacggacatgaTGCTAACTGCATGTGGCCTTGGGCCATACAGAAAAGCTACTCATCCACTTTATGTTTAAATGGggttaactgtgtgtgtgtgtgtgtgtgtgtgtgtgtgtgtgtgtgtgttactgtttgGTTTGGCTGTTTTAATACCTGTCTGTCCCAAACCTCAATCACTACTCTACCACAGCATATACAGAGAGTTGCACTGATTAACCGAACCATTTCATTCAAATGCTAACGAGTCTTAGTAACCGAGTGCTCATTTTTGTTGTGCATTAACCTTCAACATTTGATTCTGACAGAGTTAGTCGGTACAATATGAAGAAGGTTGTTAATAAACAATGAACCAATAAATTCGGGGTGGAACACAATGCCATGGTATACTGCTCCAAATGTCTAAATGATATAAAAGGAAGAGCTAAATATAACAATGAAAAGAAGACGTAAGTGAAGAACGATGGCCTCTTGGTCGTGAAGTACAAACGAAACAAACTGGAGCAACAAGTAGTCCAGCTGATTACAGATTTGGATTTTGAGTCAATGTAGGTGTTCAGTCTTTTTTATCGAAATATATTTGACCCAACACTGTGCTAATCAGTACCATTTGAAGCCAACGAAAGCCCTAAACCTTTCATTCCATCATCTCATCTTTCATTTAATCTCTTTTTCAGAGCTAAAGACATGATTTTACATCACATCAGGCTTTTACATCACTCGAGGGAGTTTTATTTTCCCAGACATCTTATCAATGCAGCAGAAAGTAAGTTTCCATACCAGAAAACATTGAATGAAAAAGCCTTTTTTTTAGGAGTGTCTTTATCATGCTGTAATCGTTCTTGAGAAGAGGTTTGAGTAAGTAGAGCTCCCGCAGATGTTTTATTGGTTGTGTTCATTCGTGTCGTGAAGGAGGAGATTATCCAGCCTCTGAAACACAACAGTCCAAACTCTACCAGGAAGAGCCTGGTCTCTCAGGATGCTGCCTTACATGGCCACACAGTGATGCCTTAATAAAGGCCAGATTCATTCCCGAGAACATTGCAGCATGCCATCGAAGGTGTGCCGCATTGTTAGGATGCCTAGAAAACAGAGCCTGATCAAACGTCCATGTGCATACAAGTGCGTTTAAGGCAACGCTACAGAGAGATGCGTATGGAATATAATTAACCACAGGCTAGGGAGTGGTGTCGTCCGTGGGGCCGTTTGAGAGAACCTGCACCATTGTCGTGTCACACTAATGAGTGGAGCGATTGAGAGGTTGCTTATGTAGCCAGGTATCCAGGATTCATTTGTTTGGGAATTAAAACTAATCTTCTGGATTATAGGCAGAAACAATGTGGTCTTTTGCAACATATTAAGAACAGCTGCTGATGAAAATGGCAATAGTTTGGTGTacagggtggagagagagagaaagagaggtccCTGTTTTACCCAGAGGGCCCTGTTTCTCCTTCCTGCCGAAGACAGATTTTTAGTGTTATTGCAAAATTCCTGCTGTGCCACTGAGATTTTGCTTTATGAGAGAAGCGAGAAGAAAGAAAAGAGGGAAGAAAAGAGGGAGAACAAGCGAAAGGCGGAGATGTAGAGGGTGGCTTAAGCATGTTATTGAAGCAGGTTTAGTTCCTGtctcattgccagtttgcactgtGGAGGCAGACTTGGCCCGTGGCCCGCTTGTCAAATATCAGCGCTCTGGGTGGGTCAGAAACGTTGAAAAAATGTGTCTCAGTACAAAGAAATGAGAGAAAGACACAAAGAGGTTACCATTTGGAACTTAAGTCCCTACATGTCAGGCTAATGCTGGACTAAAAGGCATATGCAAATGCACGAAAACAGAAAAGATATAGTTTTTGAAACGTGATTCATTTCAGCTGAATAAACAGCCAGAAATGGGTGACATCTCCTATCCCatttggaaacacacacacacacacttgccctCTTAGTGTCAGATTTTTCCATGAAGTTGCAAGAAGCCATGGCTGATACTCAACTGTTGAAGACTATCAGGAAATAAGCAGAACACTGCAAGGACATTAATGTCAACCAGTCTGATAACAGCAAAACATTACACCATGGATGACCGAGTTCAAAAGACAGCAATTCGAGAAGTCATACAAGAGGCAACATTGAGGAATACGTTTACTTCACCATCCACAAAGATGGAGGTCATCATTTTGGCCATGCCTAGGTCCATCTACTATGTGAAACGTCCGATGCAACCATGATGTGCTAAGTAAGAGATACAGGTGTCAGAATTAAATGGAAAATATTTTACCCACAATCCAAGCGTGGCAAAGTCTTGGCCTTGGATGGTAGATTCAGTTCACAGCAGTTTAAGAGATTTCAAATGGAAAACAGAGTCTTGGTGTTTTTGCTCTTCACATTTGGCCACCCAAGTCAAAACTGATGTATTGTTGCACTTCAAGTGATGAGCTCATGATGAATTCTTTCATTAGTCATATCACTGGAGAAAACCAGCACTAGACTACACTCTCTTATAGCCTTGTGTGTACATGGACATGCACAGAGTTATAGTTGAGTGCAGATCGTATTTCTGTGGACGTAGAATGACATCCAAGCATGCCAACTAGGCTTATTTAGCCGTTTCTCTGCTGTCATTATGAAGCCTAGTTACATGTTTGTTGAGGGTGAGACAGTGGGTGGGCCACTTTGAATCCTCTCTCAGTGCCAAAAATCTCAGTCCTGACTGCTGACTTGTGTAAACAAACAATGGAATCGATGAGACAGTGTGTGTTACTCTGGGCATGTTGAGAGTGCTTGAAGAGCACTGCCTCTGACAAATTGTGAAGAAAAATAAGGAATCATGTCCAGAAACTTCAGTCAAACCATAAGGCAGTGTCGATTGCGGTCTCTCGATGCCACTAATATCACATATTTCTCATAAACTTTGAATATGTGTTCTTTTGGTTTAGTTCTTCTCTGACTATAACTAGAACTCACAAGTTTTTCATTTTGTTCATTTTGCAGGACAGTGGTGTTGTGACGATGCGGCTGTGGGTCCAAATATGGCAACTTGTACTGCTCCCCCTGCTGTTACTACCAGTGTCATTCTGCAGCGCATGTCCACAGCACTGCAGCTGCCAGGACATAGGTACCATCTTCTGCATAACGCGACGTGCTTCCACCATGCCCCTCAACCTTCCTGCTTCCACTTGCAATCTGTACGTGTTTCAGAATGGAATTGACTTCCTGCAAGAGCAAGACTTCCTTGGTCTTGTTGATCTGGAACTGCTGGACCTGAGCCAGAACAGACTTTCAGTGATTCCTGACAGGGTTTTTGGCTCTCTTACCTCCTTGCGCAACCTCGACCTCTCTTCAAACAAAATTACTGAAATCTCTAAAGACAGCTTTAATGGGTTGGTCAAGCTAGAGAGGTTGTATATGCACAACAATCGCATCCAGAGCATTCACCCAGATGCATTTAAGGGATTGGAGGACCTGTTGGAGTTGAAGCTTCAGGGAAACCAGATCAGTGTACTTCCTGCTCTGTATCTTCCCAGACTGCTGTTGCTTGACCTCAGTTTCAACAGTATTCCTGCACCTGGACCTGCTGACCTGCAGACACCACACTTGGAGTCACTAAAGTTGGCTGGGCTGGGGCTGACCACTTTGGATGAAGGATTACTGAGAAGCCTGGGAAATCTTCATGATATAGATGTATCTCAGAACAAGTTAGGTGGAATGCCACCTGCATTAATATCCGCAAAAGGGCTAACTCGCCTTAACTTAGCAACTAACCCTCTGGGCCCGCTTCGTCAGGAGGACTTTAAGAACCTGGTAGGATTGCAAGAGCTGGATCTGAGTAACCTGAACCTGCAGGGATTCCCTGTGGATTTTTTCCAGATGTTTCCAAAGCTAAATCACCTAACAGCTGCACAGAATCCTTTCAACTGTGTTTGTTCACTGTCTTGGTTTCCCAACTGGATGAAGAATGCAAAAGTGTCTCTTGGACGGACTGAGGAGACACGCTGCCACTTCCCTCTTATAAATGCAGGCAGGATGCTTTCTGAGCTAGAACACAAAGACTTTGGTTGCCCTACCACCATCACTGAACTGTCCGAGATACTTACTAGCAGCAGCATGCATAAAACTCCAGACCCCACCACTGCTCCACATATCACAATTAATGTCCCTCCATTTGTCCCCAGTGAGGAGTTACCAGTTGAGCATGTCCAGCATGTGCCTTCTGAGGCTTCTGCCTCTCCCGGAAGTAGCGAGGAATATGAGGAGCACATGtgccctccaaacatctgcctgaaTGGTGGTACATGCAAGTTCGACCAAAAGGGGCAAGTAAATTGCCTGTGTCCTCTGGGTACATCGGGGACGTACTGTGAAAACCAAGATGAGTCCCAACCTCCGCCATTGTCCCCGAGAGTTGCTGTGGTGACAGTTCCTTCAATAAAACCAGACATGATTAGCTTCCATCAAGTAACCAGCACCTCAATTTCTCTGGATCTGCACCGGTACATTGAGTCCCGACCCAACATCCGTGGAATTCGTCTGACTTATCGCAACCTGTCTGGTCCTGACCGCAGACCGCTCCAACTCAATGTACCTGCTACATACCCAGAGTACACACTGAGAGGGCTACAGCCCAACTGCACATATTCCGTTTGTGCCAGTCCATTGGATGAGCCTGTAGACAAAGCTGTCAGCTCCTGCATGGATGCTCATACTGCTGGAGTCCTTCAGCAACCCACTGTGAACAAACCTGAACCTTTCTCCTTTCTTGTACCCATATTGGTAGCGGTAGCTGTGGTGATGGCAGTGGCCATAGTTGCAGCAGTGGTGGTGGTTTTACGGAGAAAAATAGCAAAAACGCCCACAGATATGGATCTTGGTGAACCAACCCCTTTTGAGTTAGAAGGTGTGAAGATGGGTTTGGAGAATGGAACATCACCCCAGAAACAGGCTGAGATCTTGCCTTACCCACCAGCATCTCAGAACGGCATGGACTACGAGGTCCCGTTGATCCAAGAACAATTTGCATCCAACAACAACACAGATCAGAGGATACCTTCATACTTTTAGCGCCGCTCAGACATCTAGCACCTAGACAGAGGTGCACTCTGATAACCCCTGCAGGCGGGTCAAGTGCAAGCGCAGTGCAGTCGCATGGTTTGAGTGTTTAAATACTTTGACAGAAGTCATTTTAACAAAGTGCAATTGCCAAATGAGGTATTATTTGTTGCTGAAA
This genomic window contains:
- the vasna gene encoding vasorin a isoform X1 encodes the protein MQQKDSGVVTMRLWVQIWQLVLLPLLLLPVSFCSACPQHCSCQDIGTIFCITRRASTMPLNLPASTCNLYVFQNGIDFLQEQDFLGLVDLELLDLSQNRLSVIPDRVFGSLTSLRNLDLSSNKITEISKDSFNGLVKLERLYMHNNRIQSIHPDAFKGLEDLLELKLQGNQISVLPALYLPRLLLLDLSFNSIPAPGPADLQTPHLESLKLAGLGLTTLDEGLLRSLGNLHDIDVSQNKLGGMPPALISAKGLTRLNLATNPLGPLRQEDFKNLVGLQELDLSNLNLQGFPVDFFQMFPKLNHLTAAQNPFNCVCSLSWFPNWMKNAKVSLGRTEETRCHFPLINAGRMLSELEHKDFGCPTTITELSEILTSSSMHKTPDPTTAPHITINVPPFVPSEELPVEHVQHVPSEASASPGSSEEYEEHMCPPNICLNGGTCKFDQKGQVNCLCPLGTSGTYCENQDESQPPPLSPRVAVVTVPSIKPDMISFHQVTSTSISLDLHRYIESRPNIRGIRLTYRNLSGPDRRPLQLNVPATYPEYTLRGLQPNCTYSVCASPLDEPVDKAVSSCMDAHTAGVLQQPTVNKPEPFSFLVPILVAVAVVMAVAIVAAVVVVLRRKIAKTPTDMDLGEPTPFELEGVKMGLENGTSPQKQAEILPYPPASQNGMDYEVPLIQEQFASNNNTDQRIPSYF
- the vasna gene encoding vasorin a isoform X2 is translated as MRLWVQIWQLVLLPLLLLPVSFCSACPQHCSCQDIGTIFCITRRASTMPLNLPASTCNLYVFQNGIDFLQEQDFLGLVDLELLDLSQNRLSVIPDRVFGSLTSLRNLDLSSNKITEISKDSFNGLVKLERLYMHNNRIQSIHPDAFKGLEDLLELKLQGNQISVLPALYLPRLLLLDLSFNSIPAPGPADLQTPHLESLKLAGLGLTTLDEGLLRSLGNLHDIDVSQNKLGGMPPALISAKGLTRLNLATNPLGPLRQEDFKNLVGLQELDLSNLNLQGFPVDFFQMFPKLNHLTAAQNPFNCVCSLSWFPNWMKNAKVSLGRTEETRCHFPLINAGRMLSELEHKDFGCPTTITELSEILTSSSMHKTPDPTTAPHITINVPPFVPSEELPVEHVQHVPSEASASPGSSEEYEEHMCPPNICLNGGTCKFDQKGQVNCLCPLGTSGTYCENQDESQPPPLSPRVAVVTVPSIKPDMISFHQVTSTSISLDLHRYIESRPNIRGIRLTYRNLSGPDRRPLQLNVPATYPEYTLRGLQPNCTYSVCASPLDEPVDKAVSSCMDAHTAGVLQQPTVNKPEPFSFLVPILVAVAVVMAVAIVAAVVVVLRRKIAKTPTDMDLGEPTPFELEGVKMGLENGTSPQKQAEILPYPPASQNGMDYEVPLIQEQFASNNNTDQRIPSYF